One genomic segment of Oncorhynchus mykiss isolate Arlee chromosome 10, USDA_OmykA_1.1, whole genome shotgun sequence includes these proteins:
- the LOC110534821 gene encoding serine/threonine-protein kinase DCLK1-like isoform X2 — protein sequence MLEVQVNGNPTSHLSTPCSGKSPSPSPSSPATDFRPSRESQGLSISLASTKVCNSLAEGGGPVTESQPVVEDEIPAVPVSISERYRVGRTLGDGNFAVVRECVEHSTGREYALKIINKGRRQGKEQMIQNEVAILRRVKHPNIVLLIEEMDTYSELYLVMELVKGGDLFDAITSTNRYTERDASGMLYNLADAIKYLHSLNIVHRDVKPENLLVYEHADGSKSLKLGDFGLATVVDGPLYTVCGTPTYVAPEIIAETGYGLKVDIWAVGVIAYILLCGFPPFRGSSDDQEVLFDQILMRPLEFPLLYWDNVSETAKELIRSMLQVEVDQRYTAVQVLEHPWVKDGGVSENEQELSVAGKLKKHFNTGPKANDTTAGVSVITLEHSFCLQRSGSLDFYQHPAMYWIRPPLLIRRGRFSDEDATRM from the exons GAGTCTCAGGGTTtgtctatctctctggcctctaccAAAGTCTGTAATTCATTGGCTGAAGGGGGTGGACCAGTCACTGAAT ctcAGCCAGTAGTAGAGGATGAGATCCCGGCGGTGCCTGTCTCCATATCAGAGCGCTACAGAGTGGGACGTACTTTGGGAGATGGTAACTTTGCGGTGGTCCGGGAATGTGTGGAACACTCTACAGGCAGAGAATACGCCCTGAAGATCATTAACAAGGGCCGACGCCAGGGCAAG GAGCAGATGATCCAGAATGAGGTAGCCATCCTCAGGAGGGTGAAACACCCCAACATTGTCCTGCTGATTGAGGAGATGGACACTTACAGCGAGCTCTACCTGGTCATGGAACTGGTTAAG GGGGGCGATCTGTTCGATGCCATCACGTCCACTAACAGATACACGGAGAGAGACGCCAGCGGGATGCTGTACAACCTGGCCGACGCCATCAAATACCTCCACAGCCTCAACATCGTACACAGGGACGTCAAACCAGAAAACTTACTG gtgTATGAGCATGCTGATGGCAGTAAGAGTCTGAAGTTGGGAGACTTTGGTCTGGCCACGGTAGTAGACGGACCTCTCTACACAGTCTGTGGGACACCCACATATGTAGCACCCGAGATCATCGCAGAGACAGG GTATGGCCTTAAGGTAGATATCTGGGCAGTAGGAGTCATCGCCTACATCTTGTTGTGTGGCTTCCCTCCCTTCCGCGG GAGCAGTGATGACCAGGAGGTGTTGTTTGACCAGATCCTAATGAGGCCGCTGGAGTTCCCTCTCCTTTACTGGGACAATGTGTCAGAGACTGCCAAGGAGCTGATCAGGTCCATGCTGCAGgtggaggtggatcagagatACACTGCAGTACAGGTGTTGGAGCACCCTTGGGTCAAG gatgGCGGTGTGTCAGAGAATGAACAGGAGCTGTCAGTAGCAGGAAAGTTAAAGAAGCACTTCAACACCGGCCCTAAAGCTAATGACACTACCGCCGGGGTGTCTGTCATTACG TTGGAGCACAGCTTCTGTTTGCAGCGCTCTGGGTCGTTGGACTTCTACCAGCACCCGGCCATGTACTGGATAAG GCCACCGCTCTTGATAAGGAGGGGCAGGTTCTCAGACGAAGACGCAACCAGGATGTGA